Genomic DNA from Etheostoma cragini isolate CJK2018 chromosome 7, CSU_Ecrag_1.0, whole genome shotgun sequence:
attattttaagtGGACGGAAGACTGAAGGGGTGCCGTCAATCCAGGCGTGGGCTCGTGAGACGGCTAGGGAAGCAGCGTTTGAAATTAAATGTCATACACATAAGagtttgccagattggatgGCTACACTAGAAAATGGGGGAAGTACCTgagctttctggagggctcctaagaaGCTATGTCCCGGGGAGAGACGCGTATGATTTCTGGTGTTTGTCAtttaaccctcacgttgtcctcgggtcaaattgacccattttcatatatcaatgttctttttaactcttacccaattgtaattacccaaaataacatgattaattccacccaacgctctttagaaggtaaaaatctctactttcattcattttgggttgtcttattcaattttatagcatttgaaaaaaaacatattgaagtggttttgaaatagtgttgagtaaatgttgacatattccagtttgtGATTATCTATTaccatccattcctttaattttagttgaaataattccaaatttctgcttttctaactcaaccaTTAGGTATAAtctcctataaatgaggtttattgaacataaaatccaaaaataaccgtaaaactaaagttaataagctagtgttatgtagtgttcaacgtcaaaaaaagtggcaaacattgaaaaaatgtgtcaaaagtgttgaaaaaaaaggaacaaaaatgtaagaaaaagttaaaaacattgataaaaagcgtcaacagaGGTGTTGACTTTAAACTTAgatgagaagacaacacaagggttatttCTACATATGTTTAtggtttattgtctattttgcTACTATTTAAAAGAAGGgatattgtttgtttatcatTGAATATTACAGTTAGTGTTTCATCTTTTCTTAAATTTTGTCTGGGTGGTTTCTCATGTTGCGAATTGTACgttttgtatgttaaaaaaaaatgttaattgcaacaacaaaaaagttatagaGAGAGACGAGAGCGCCTTGACCTCTTGGTGGACGGGGTGAAGGCGGAGCAGCTCTCTCCATCCCAGGCACAGTAGGGGTCTCGAGCCAGACAGCAGTCAGAGCAGGCCCTGCCGTACACGCCACAGCGGTGCAGCGACACCTGGGTCAGCCCTGCGTCTGATGACACGTACAGCTGTTGCTGTGGCGACACAAGACAAATACATTTAGCCCTTGCACTGAAATGTGAAGCACCAAGTCAGATTTGGCTttaaggagatttttttttgcttactCTTTTAGAGGAtatcttcattgtttttactggAGCTCTGgactgtaaaacaaacaaaacgaTAAATCTGTTAAACCTCTTAATCCtttagatttacattttgtctGTTCAGGAGCACATGTTTAGACATACCCGGAAAACCTCCACTTCCTCTAGCGTCAGTTCCTCCATGCTTGTCGGGTCCTTTGGCAAAACGATAACCTTCTGGACAGTGCCTCGATCTAGAAGTGTGAGAAATCAAATTTACAACCTATGTTCTTGCCAAACTGGTCCTCCAGCGGGAAAAGTGCCATCAGCCCTGCAGCTGTCCTCACCGGTCCCCAGGAAGAGCACCTCATAGCGTCCATCCACAGCATCGACCTGATCCACCACCATGGCAGTGAATCGGTAGTCCACGCCGGTTCTCACCACCAGGGGGCAGCGGTGGATTGGGTAAACTGGATGGATCATGAGGGGATGAGATCGGATGAAATTCACAGCCTCATCTGAAAAGTTCTTGGAGGAACGGATACCAGGAGTGAAGGTTCCACCTGGACACTGGTTGGGAAGAAAGAATAATTTGGTAACCTTTGATGCAGATTTTAGATGACTGTTTGGAGATAACAGGATTGAAACGTACTGTTCCAGGCCGTGGGTAGGGAATCTTGCCCGTGTACTCTGTCCATTGGTAGTTGTGGCCATGCTTGTGGGCAAACGGTCCATTGAAGACGTTGCGGATATCAGCCATGGAGTACACGCAGACGGCTGAGCCCTTGAACACAGAGCTTGGGCAGAAACAGACAATTAAGGTGAGAGGGAGAGGTAGGAGACAGCCTGCACCCTATCCCTGAAATTACAGCATGAAAAAAACGTGTGCAGTGAAAATGGGTGAGGTGTTAATTCATCCAACGGGCCTCTGAGAACAACTCACCCCGCTGTAGTGAAGAGAGCGTACACCATGGGGTTTCGTTCATCCTGTGTGGGCTGAATGAACACATCCCCTGGAGCAAGGTAGAAAAATCAATAACACAGCGTTAAAAGCAGCCGCAATGAAAATGCACGCAGTTCGAACGTAGTGCCTTTTTTGTTGCGGGCCTCACGTAGTTCATCGAAACGTGTCTCCACTCCATCTTCTCCTATCACTGAACAGATAAGACGGGCCTTCAGGAATGTCGTCCAGCGGTTCACCAGGGACTTCTGGCCTCCTTCATCATTCTagacaggaaagaaaatgaggTCACGGCTCAATAAGCACAATGCATTTCATATCACAAGGTAAGCGGCATATACTTTACACTGTTGGAAAAGTCTGTAGAAATCTGGGTTAATATAGTGTGTGAATATGAAGGAATTTTCTGCAATGATTTTTctaaggtgttttttttgtattgtaattgttGGATTAACACAAAGGGAGTATACTGTAAATCTACACAattaacagaaatgtccatAAACGGAGCGGAATAGGTACTGGTAATTTTCTGCCAGGACATTATCCATTTTTCTACAGATTTTTGTCTTACAGTGTATAAAGATGTGGTTTGCCTCACCAGACACACTCTTCCAACCCTGGCTAAAACGCTGGGGCTCGCCCCGCCACTCGAGTCTAGACTCTTCTCACGAAAAAAGAAGTAAAGCTTGTCGTCGTTCCTTTCTGCACTGTCAGGGATCTGCTGGATCTGAACAAACACAGGCTCTGGAGGATAAAACCAGATAAGCGGAGAGAGGATTGAGGCAAGTGgttgtcaaataaaatgagaGGAATCGTAACCTGTAATCAACAACATTTACCTCCTCACACCCACACTTACTCACCGTTGAGCCATCTGGAGTCATACTGCTCTGTCCTGATTGCTGTTCTCCCTCCCATGGTCCTGAACAGAGTAGCATCTGTACTCATGAAGTCAATATGGACCCCTGCATATAGGTTACCATCTGCAGATGGGAAACAATAAGAGAATAgaaaagagagatttttttttggattcAGTAGCGAAAGGAAATGAtctgattgtgtgtttttattttttaaatgaatgaaacaggTCTTACTGATCAGAACTGCAATGCTCTCCTGTTTGGGATCATAGGAACACTTTCCCTTCCCTGAATCTGCATACCCAGGGACCAGCCTAAACAGGTAGTCCTGCAGAGGCAGAATAGACAAGGAGATTATGCATAAAAATAGACAGCTGAAACGTCACATGGGAGCACGCGGgaaatcacaaacaaaacagtgtcCCAGTTTGTGGTCCTGAAATATTTAGCAGGCCAATGCTTTCCAGGCCTACTGCTCAGGGATTTTAGCTGTAAATCCCACTTGGGGAACTCTAAATGTCTTTGTGCTCACCTCTGCCCTCCAGCCTCTGTtgatgaatgtgcagatagGTTGGTACGCCCCAGTTCCACAGGTGTAGAGGTGGGTGCGGTTCCACGGCTCTATCAACCGCACAAAGTTGGCACATTCACCCTGGACAAAGAGGAGTGAGACAAATGGAATTTCAAACATCCCCGTCCTCATTGTCCCATCTTGATGGTCTCAGATTTTTGAAAGAACAGGATGTATATACGTGATCCCACCTGTCTTCCCTTTCCTGTCATCTGACATTCTCCCTTTCTCTTAGCAGATGCTGGCCAGTGAATCTGTGTTAttgaaaaacagcaaacaggATCAGTGCATTTAGAGACTTTATGCTGTATACTATATAGCAGACTAGGGtttaagaaaaattaaaagttggtTGTACACACTATGAGTGGCTCCTTGTTGACATTCTGCATGTCCAGAGCCACCAGGTACTCCCGGCTGCCTAGGTACAGACGGCCCTGATCCTGATCCATCAGGAGGATGCGGTAGTCGCTGGTGTTGAAGGAGAAACTGAAGGGCCGCGCTGCCCTCGTGTCCATCAGTTCTGTGTgaaaaggggaagaaaaaaaactaaccatTTGGAAAACCAACAGCAGGGGGAGCAAAGGTCACCTTAAAATCTAATCCCATTGTTACTTTTATGCCTTTAACATGTTTCATTACCGACTTGGATGAACTTACGGTCCCCTGAGCAACACCTCTCTCACTTCTCTTCTGGAAAATGTGTGTCACTGAATAAACATAACGCAACTTGGAGGATTTTGAGAAACATTTTCGCTTTTAAGAACTCAATATTTTATGTGTCCTGACTGGCTGATTGAGTTTAAGGCGCCACATGCCCCGGTGAGTTAGGCGAAAAAGCAGGTCCCGGAGGAAACACGGTCAGTGGAACTCGGAGCTAATTCTTAAGATCAGGATTGTGTTCGGCAGAGCGTAACCTGTTAGGACACGCCACAGTGGAAAAGgttgctcctttttttttttgttctcctgAAAGCTTTGATTGAACAACTTCCCTCTGCTGCGAGACAAACGGACT
This window encodes:
- the sema3ga gene encoding sema domain, immunoglobulin domain (Ig), short basic domain, secreted, (semaphorin) 3Ga isoform X2 gives rise to the protein MTVTMTASGAQLLLLALCVYRVPGLQQSSPRVRLSFKELMDTRAARPFSFSFNTSDYRILLMDQDQGRLYLGSREYLVALDMQNVNKEPLIIHWPASAKRKGECQMTGKGRQGECANFVRLIEPWNRTHLYTCGTGAYQPICTFINRGWRAEDYLFRLVPGYADSGKGKCSYDPKQESIAVLINGNLYAGVHIDFMSTDATLFRTMGGRTAIRTEQYDSRWLNEPVFVQIQQIPDSAERNDDKLYFFFREKSLDSSGGASPSVLARVGRVCLNDEGGQKSLVNRWTTFLKARLICSVIGEDGVETRFDELRDVFIQPTQDERNPMVYALFTTAGSVFKGSAVCVYSMADIRNVFNGPFAHKHGHNYQWTEYTGKIPYPRPGTCPGGTFTPGIRSSKNFSDEAVNFIRSHPLMIHPVYPIHRCPLVVRTGVDYRFTAMVVDQVDAVDGRYEVLFLGTDRGTVQKVIVLPKDPTSMEELTLEEVEVFRSRAPVKTMKISSKRQQLYVSSDAGLTQVSLHRCGVYGRACSDCCLARDPYCAWDGESCSAFTPSTKRRSRRQDVKHGDPLRQCRGFNAKVEKRLRETVQFGVEGSSTFLECQPRSPQATVKWLFQREGKRKVLNRVGGILKTNHGILLKSLNQSDAGLYHCLATENNFKHTVARVALRILDRDIVLALTAQDEDEEPQTRQAGPYTQSSLFSTPFPPEIRLINQYCQSYWDQLSPKQQQQQQQRKRTSRRHTEGQDQGLG
- the sema3ga gene encoding sema domain, immunoglobulin domain (Ig), short basic domain, secreted, (semaphorin) 3Ga isoform X1, which translates into the protein MTVTMTASGAQLLLLALCVYRVPGLQQSSPRVRLSFKELMDTRAARPFSFSFNTSDYRILLMDQDQGRLYLGSREYLVALDMQNVNKEPLIIHWPASAKRKGECQMTGKGRQGECANFVRLIEPWNRTHLYTCGTGAYQPICTFINRGWRAEDYLFRLVPGYADSGKGKCSYDPKQESIAVLINGNLYAGVHIDFMSTDATLFRTMGGRTAIRTEQYDSRWLNEPVFVQIQQIPDSAERNDDKLYFFFREKSLDSSGGASPSVLARVGRVCLNDEGGQKSLVNRWTTFLKARLICSVIGEDGVETRFDELRDVFIQPTQDERNPMVYALFTTAGSVFKGSAVCVYSMADIRNVFNGPFAHKHGHNYQWTEYTGKIPYPRPGTCPGGTFTPGIRSSKNFSDEAVNFIRSHPLMIHPVYPIHRCPLVVRTGVDYRFTAMVVDQVDAVDGRYEVLFLGTDRGTVQKVIVLPKDPTSMEELTLEEVEVFRSRAPVKTMKISSKRQQLYVSSDAGLTQVSLHRCGVYGRACSDCCLARDPYCAWDGESCSAFTPSTKRRSRRQDVKHGDPLRQCRGFNAKVEKRLRETVQFGVEGSSTFLECQPRSPQATVKWLFQREGKRKVTPAISFPFLQLNRVGGILKTNHGILLKSLNQSDAGLYHCLATENNFKHTVARVALRILDRDIVLALTAQDEDEEPQTRQAGPYTQSSLFSTPFPPEIRLINQYCQSYWDQLSPKQQQQQQQRKRTSRRHTEGQDQGLG